One region of Marivirga arenosa genomic DNA includes:
- a CDS encoding APC family permease, which produces MNKISRKRNKDLGLGELIAIALGGMVGGGIFSILGIATENIGNATPIAILVGGILAFFAAYSYVKLALLYKDEGATYSFFKKTFPHSKVASSAIGWLIVFGYISTLALYAFTFASYFCSQFEYLNNVIWQKLIAAFVIISFAIVNLVSVKGMGKIEDILVYSKIIILLFISGLLAGKADIKNLQPIIETNTTLGSILLVAAITFVAYEGFQLVIHAYDEMDRPKRNIPIAIYSSISIATLLYILLAVAALGTIPKEIIISDKEYALAAGAKTYLGNFGQFFVIFGALLATSSAISGTLFGSSRLMAVIANDGYFPRLLSKKIKKHIPHIAIITISLMAILLVVSGGLQVILEFGSITFIIVSFLMAYSNYKKRHKTNSSWLLTIIALVGLFFAGVLIIYFEFSENKSQFIFIIVIYGLLALGAYFFSRKN; this is translated from the coding sequence ATGAATAAAATTAGCCGAAAGAGAAATAAAGATTTAGGACTTGGTGAATTAATAGCTATAGCATTAGGAGGTATGGTTGGTGGCGGTATATTTTCTATTTTAGGAATAGCCACTGAAAACATAGGAAACGCAACGCCTATTGCAATTTTAGTAGGTGGAATTTTAGCTTTTTTTGCAGCTTATTCATATGTGAAATTAGCTCTCCTATATAAAGATGAGGGGGCAACTTATTCTTTTTTTAAAAAAACGTTCCCACATAGTAAAGTTGCTTCATCTGCAATAGGTTGGCTCATTGTTTTTGGTTATATCAGTACACTTGCACTGTACGCTTTTACTTTTGCTTCCTATTTCTGTAGTCAGTTTGAATATCTGAATAATGTTATATGGCAGAAATTAATTGCAGCTTTTGTGATCATATCTTTTGCAATTGTGAATTTGGTAAGTGTAAAGGGAATGGGAAAGATAGAAGACATATTAGTTTATTCTAAAATCATTATTCTTCTGTTCATCTCAGGTTTATTGGCAGGTAAAGCGGATATAAAAAACTTACAACCTATCATTGAAACCAATACAACTTTAGGTAGTATTCTACTGGTAGCTGCAATTACATTTGTGGCTTATGAAGGGTTTCAATTGGTAATTCATGCTTATGATGAAATGGATCGTCCTAAAAGAAATATTCCAATTGCCATCTACTCTTCTATCAGCATCGCTACTTTATTATATATATTATTGGCAGTCGCAGCATTAGGCACCATTCCGAAAGAAATAATTATTTCGGATAAAGAATATGCCTTGGCCGCTGGTGCAAAAACTTATCTAGGAAATTTTGGCCAGTTTTTCGTAATCTTCGGTGCCCTATTAGCAACTTCAAGTGCTATAAGTGGGACATTATTCGGCTCCTCTCGACTTATGGCTGTTATTGCAAATGATGGATATTTTCCGAGATTACTGTCTAAAAAAATTAAAAAGCATATACCTCACATCGCAATTATTACGATCAGTTTAATGGCAATATTATTGGTGGTTTCTGGGGGATTACAAGTGATATTAGAATTTGGAAGTATTACATTTATTATAGTTTCATTTTTAATGGCCTATTCTAATTATAAGAAAAGACATAAAACTAATTCATCTTGGTTGCTTACAATCATTGCATTAGTAGGACTATTTTTTGCAGGGGTACTGATTATTTATTTTGAGTTCAGTGAAAACAAAAGCCAATTTATTTTTATAATTGTTATTTACGGATTACTGGCTTTAGGAGCATATTTCTTTTCAAGAAAAAACTAA
- a CDS encoding T9SS type A sorting domain-containing protein, with protein MFNSKFSFLLFLFITVIVNQINGQSVINSSGENISGTGGSVNFSIGQLTFDNYTGANGTVNQGIQNAYEISLLTSSEISLKRFSFTIFPNPVKDVLNLEIGNLDNKNMTYHLYKSNGRLLEKKNIKSNNISIDMKERIPDIYLLKINNGDQVLKIFRIVKY; from the coding sequence ATGTTTAATAGTAAATTTTCTTTCTTACTTTTCTTGTTTATTACAGTTATTGTAAATCAAATAAACGGACAAAGTGTAATCAATTCATCAGGAGAGAATATTTCTGGAACAGGTGGTAGTGTGAATTTTTCAATTGGACAATTAACATTTGACAATTATACTGGAGCAAATGGCACTGTAAATCAAGGAATACAAAATGCTTATGAAATTTCGCTTTTAACTAGCTCTGAAATAAGTTTAAAAAGATTTTCTTTTACAATATTTCCAAATCCAGTTAAGGATGTTCTTAATTTGGAAATTGGTAATCTAGATAATAAGAATATGACTTATCATCTTTATAAGAGCAACGGTAGACTTTTGGAAAAGAAAAATATTAAAAGCAATAATATCTCAATCGATATGAAAGAGAGGATTCCTGATATATATCTTTTAAAGATAAATAATGGAGACCAAGTTTTAAAAATTTTTAGAATAGTAAAATATTAA
- a CDS encoding AIR synthase-related protein, whose translation MSDRYNQRGVSASKEDVHNAIKNLDKGLFPQAFCKIVPDHLAGDDNYCTIMHADGAGTKSSLAYMYWKETGDVSVWKGIAQDAIIMNIDDLLCVGCTDKILLSSTIGRNKNLIPGEVISAIINGTEEVLQMLRDNGVNIISTGGETADVGDLVRTIIVDSTVTARMKRADVISNDNIKAGQVIVGLASYGQATYENEYNGGMGSNGLTSARHDVFDKYLMEKYPESFDPAVDKALIYSGSKKLTDQIDGVELDAGKLVLSPTRTYAPVIKKVLEQLPGKVHGMVHCSGGAQTKVLHFVENVHVIKDNMLPTPPLFKMIQEESNTDWKEMYKVFNMGHRMELYVDEADAQQIIDISKSFNIEAQVIGRVEASESKKVTIKSEHGEFEYEG comes from the coding sequence ATGTCTGATAGATATAACCAACGCGGAGTTTCGGCCTCCAAAGAAGATGTACATAATGCCATCAAAAATCTAGATAAAGGGCTTTTCCCTCAAGCTTTTTGTAAGATTGTACCAGATCACTTAGCTGGAGATGATAACTATTGCACCATCATGCATGCTGATGGTGCAGGAACAAAATCTTCACTTGCTTATATGTATTGGAAGGAAACAGGAGATGTTTCAGTATGGAAAGGGATTGCTCAGGATGCCATCATTATGAATATTGATGATTTATTGTGCGTGGGTTGTACAGATAAAATTTTACTCTCCTCTACAATTGGAAGAAATAAAAACCTTATTCCTGGAGAAGTAATTTCTGCAATTATCAATGGAACGGAAGAGGTTTTGCAGATGCTTAGAGACAATGGGGTTAATATTATCAGCACAGGTGGTGAAACTGCTGATGTTGGAGATTTAGTAAGAACAATTATAGTAGATAGTACAGTTACCGCTCGCATGAAAAGAGCCGATGTTATCTCAAATGATAATATCAAAGCGGGGCAAGTAATCGTAGGTTTAGCTTCATATGGACAGGCAACTTATGAAAATGAATACAATGGGGGGATGGGAAGTAACGGACTTACTTCAGCTCGTCATGATGTGTTCGATAAGTATTTAATGGAGAAATATCCTGAAAGTTTCGATCCTGCCGTAGATAAAGCATTGATTTATTCAGGAAGTAAAAAATTAACTGACCAAATAGATGGAGTAGAATTGGATGCCGGAAAACTAGTTTTATCTCCTACAAGAACCTACGCCCCCGTTATTAAAAAAGTATTAGAACAATTACCTGGGAAAGTGCATGGGATGGTTCATTGTAGTGGCGGTGCACAAACTAAGGTATTACACTTTGTAGAGAATGTACATGTGATTAAAGATAATATGCTACCTACTCCTCCTCTTTTCAAAATGATTCAAGAAGAATCAAATACAGATTGGAAAGAGATGTATAAGGTATTCAATATGGGCCACAGAATGGAATTATATGTTGATGAGGCAGATGCTCAACAGATTATTGATATCTCAAAATCATTCAACATTGAAGCTCAAGTAATCGGTCGAGTAGAAGCATCTGAGAGCAAAAAAGTCACTATTAAAAGTGAGCATGGGGAGTTTGAATATGAGGGGTAA
- a CDS encoding leishmanolysin-related zinc metalloendopeptidase yields MKKYHKAGVKPSRSLQSIQMFSFSLVAFALFFTSCSQESEFNTDQPIEQKTKIELAQSDQWIEIQAEPSSSLRTTEAAGVDRGRFNITLKYVVPVTERQEQVFEAAAARWERIIIKDVPSFTGVLPSAFGGFPPAVDGTVDDIIIEVALAPIDGPGRILGQAGPRFVRTIDNLTLSGVMFFDVDDLSFLDEIDLFEEVIVHEMGHVLGVGTLWNFNRSLLADADTNPYFTGKKANVHWNAEGGDGELPIENMGGPGTALGHWRESVLNNELMTGFLNLGENPLSRITAASMKDLGYGAAVVGDQYDLPKGAPGVDVQGGASTAEGLDIAAMEVTLLPIGSVTTN; encoded by the coding sequence ATGAAAAAGTATCACAAGGCTGGAGTAAAGCCATCACGATCATTGCAGTCCATTCAAATGTTTTCCTTTTCTCTGGTAGCATTTGCTTTATTTTTCACATCTTGTTCCCAAGAGAGTGAGTTTAACACAGATCAACCAATTGAACAAAAAACAAAAATTGAGTTAGCTCAATCTGATCAGTGGATAGAAATTCAAGCTGAGCCATCTAGCTCTTTAAGAACAACCGAAGCTGCAGGTGTAGATAGAGGGCGTTTTAATATTACTTTGAAATATGTAGTTCCTGTCACTGAAAGACAAGAACAAGTTTTTGAGGCTGCTGCTGCTCGCTGGGAAAGAATTATCATTAAAGATGTCCCTTCATTTACAGGAGTGCTTCCATCTGCTTTCGGTGGTTTTCCTCCTGCAGTCGATGGAACTGTGGATGATATTATTATCGAAGTTGCTCTAGCGCCAATAGACGGTCCTGGAAGAATATTAGGTCAGGCTGGGCCAAGGTTTGTGAGAACAATAGATAATTTAACTTTATCTGGTGTAATGTTTTTTGATGTTGATGATCTGTCATTTTTAGATGAGATTGACTTATTCGAAGAAGTGATAGTTCATGAAATGGGACATGTTTTAGGAGTTGGAACCTTGTGGAATTTTAATAGATCATTATTAGCGGATGCTGACACTAACCCTTACTTCACAGGAAAAAAAGCAAACGTACATTGGAATGCTGAAGGAGGAGATGGAGAATTACCTATAGAAAATATGGGTGGTCCTGGAACTGCTTTGGGTCATTGGAGAGAGTCTGTCTTAAATAATGAATTAATGACAGGGTTTTTGAATTTAGGTGAAAATCCATTAAGTAGAATAACTGCTGCGTCTATGAAGGACTTAGGCTATGGTGCAGCTGTAGTAGGTGATCAATATGATTTACCAAAAGGAGCGCCAGGTGTAGATGTTCAAGGAGGGGCTTCCACAGCAGAAGGTCTTGACATTGCAGCTATGGAGGTAACATTACTACCGATAGGATCAGTAACTACAAATTAA